One window of the Flavobacteriaceae bacterium YJPT1-3 genome contains the following:
- a CDS encoding alpha/beta hydrolase-fold protein, whose protein sequence is MLTRNFTLILAFLLCTLSSKAQEGTIHTDLSLKSEILKMERNYAIYLPPDYESSGKEYPVLYLLHGAGDDHTGWIEKGNMKAITDSALAEGIALPMIIVMPDAQTVQRGYFNALHGNWNYEDFFFEEFIPHVEQKYRVIGTKANRAVAGLSMGGGGSFMYAMHHPELFVAAAPLSAYVGPLSLDDFKRYNPDLLTRHSEKEIQDYYAQHNALSLLESVSPEKLNTVGWYIDCGDDDFLYEGNSRVHILMRQKEIAHEYRVRDGAHDWNYWQTALPEVLRFVSSFFGQPD, encoded by the coding sequence ATGCTGACGCGAAATTTTACCCTTATTCTGGCTTTCCTCCTATGCACCTTGAGCTCAAAGGCTCAGGAAGGTACCATACATACTGATCTGTCCCTAAAGAGCGAAATCTTAAAAATGGAGCGAAATTACGCCATTTATTTGCCTCCTGATTATGAAAGCTCAGGTAAAGAGTACCCAGTACTCTACCTCCTTCATGGAGCCGGTGACGATCATACCGGATGGATCGAAAAGGGGAATATGAAAGCCATTACCGATTCAGCCTTGGCGGAAGGAATAGCCTTACCCATGATTATCGTTATGCCAGACGCTCAGACCGTCCAACGCGGGTACTTTAATGCCTTGCATGGCAATTGGAATTACGAGGATTTCTTTTTCGAAGAATTCATCCCTCATGTGGAGCAAAAATATCGCGTCATTGGGACTAAGGCTAATCGAGCGGTAGCCGGACTTTCCATGGGTGGCGGGGGTAGCTTCATGTACGCCATGCATCATCCGGAACTCTTTGTGGCGGCAGCTCCGCTGAGTGCCTACGTGGGCCCCTTAAGTCTGGATGATTTCAAACGTTATAATCCAGATCTTCTTACACGACACTCCGAAAAAGAAATACAAGACTATTACGCTCAGCACAATGCCTTATCCCTTTTGGAGTCAGTTTCGCCAGAAAAATTGAATACAGTGGGCTGGTACATCGATTGTGGGGATGATGATTTTCTTTATGAAGGGAATAGCCGAGTACACATCCTGATGCGACAAAAAGAAATTGCCCATGAGTATCGGGTACGTGACGGGGCTCATGATTGGAATTACTGGCAGACCGCTCTGCCTGAAGTGCTCCGCTTTGTAAGCTCCTTTTTTGGGCAACCTGATTAG
- a CDS encoding 4Fe-4S binding protein, with the protein MYTLDKDMSLTGQPPATINTVQKIATIIGMAGLSILILATFNVNFPNKTLWLTLALSGITLGIIGFAYGAYSNRQEGIKNDGVWFKSISARGFLAWAAGIALTGFYIVLYFYAPLLGLNAEGDNTGVIGLFDPLSYLLSGNPASQWFVYGTLYTIAILAFGIKFLWKYRHNRYQRLRTFSVMFFQTAFAFLIPELMARLNSDDFSLPYTDLKNMWPLNYYAFDQWRVNDYLDAGTIGLALLLFAIVSVFVISPILTYKYGKRWYCSWVCGCGGLAETAGDPFRHLSDKSQVAWKIERWVVHSVLVFAVVMTTGVVYTYLGYDPNQYWLTKDVFLIGVGVFLTVLFAVIWFFRKDQLQKDARYGAIGYLVIILALIGMHYATGNNLFIFEAGGIRTFYGFLIGSIFSGVIGTGFYPIFGNRVWCRFGCPMAAILGLQQRLFSKFRITTNGGQCISCGNCSAYCEMGIDVRAYAQKGENIVRASCVGCGICSAVCPRGVLKLENGDLNGRIDSRSVLLGNDVNLMDYVNQKS; encoded by the coding sequence ATGTATACCCTTGATAAAGACATGTCGCTTACCGGTCAACCCCCTGCAACGATCAATACGGTCCAAAAAATAGCCACCATCATCGGGATGGCCGGCCTATCGATTTTGATCCTGGCCACCTTCAATGTCAATTTCCCTAATAAAACGCTTTGGCTCACACTGGCTCTTTCCGGAATTACTTTAGGAATTATCGGTTTTGCCTACGGTGCCTATTCCAATAGACAGGAGGGTATCAAAAATGACGGGGTCTGGTTTAAAAGCATCTCTGCACGAGGCTTTTTAGCCTGGGCCGCCGGAATAGCGCTTACCGGATTCTACATCGTACTCTACTTTTACGCTCCCCTACTAGGACTTAATGCCGAGGGCGATAATACCGGAGTCATCGGTCTGTTTGATCCCTTAAGCTACCTTTTAAGCGGTAATCCTGCCAGTCAGTGGTTTGTTTATGGAACGCTATACACCATCGCGATACTGGCTTTCGGCATCAAATTTCTATGGAAATACCGCCACAACCGCTACCAACGACTACGCACCTTCTCGGTCATGTTCTTCCAAACGGCCTTTGCTTTTCTGATTCCCGAGCTTATGGCTCGACTCAATAGCGATGATTTCTCTTTGCCCTACACCGACCTGAAGAATATGTGGCCGCTCAATTACTACGCCTTCGATCAGTGGCGGGTGAATGATTATTTGGATGCAGGCACCATCGGTCTAGCGCTGCTGCTTTTCGCCATTGTTTCCGTTTTTGTAATCTCTCCAATTCTGACCTACAAATACGGGAAACGCTGGTATTGTTCCTGGGTGTGCGGTTGCGGGGGCTTAGCGGAGACCGCCGGAGATCCATTTCGTCACCTGTCCGACAAAAGTCAAGTCGCCTGGAAAATAGAGCGCTGGGTCGTACACAGCGTTCTGGTCTTTGCCGTGGTCATGACCACCGGGGTGGTCTATACCTACCTGGGCTATGACCCTAATCAATATTGGTTAACTAAAGATGTATTTCTTATTGGAGTGGGGGTTTTTCTTACCGTTCTTTTTGCTGTGATCTGGTTCTTTAGAAAAGATCAACTTCAAAAGGATGCCCGCTACGGCGCCATTGGCTATCTCGTCATTATTTTGGCGTTGATTGGCATGCATTACGCTACAGGAAATAATCTTTTTATTTTCGAAGCCGGAGGCATCCGTACCTTTTACGGCTTTCTGATCGGATCTATATTCTCCGGGGTGATTGGAACTGGATTCTATCCCATATTTGGAAATCGTGTCTGGTGTCGCTTTGGATGCCCCATGGCGGCCATCCTCGGACTTCAGCAACGGTTGTTCTCTAAATTCAGGATCACTACTAATGGGGGTCAGTGCATTTCCTGTGGTAACTGTTCTGCCTATTGCGAGATGGGGATTGACGTACGCGCTTATGCACAAAAAGGAGAGAACATCGTGCGTGCCAGCTGCGTAGGTTGCGGGATTTGCTCGGCGGTTTGCCCCAGAGGAGTTCTTAAATTAGAAAATGGAGATTTAAATGGACGTATTGACAGCCGTTCGGTATTGCTGGGCAACGACGTCAATTTAATGGATTATGTCAATCAAAAATCATAA
- a CDS encoding DUF2784 family protein, with product MEVSTWPEWLLYLLSALFYVFHTLFILFNVLGWMYKPTQRLHLYAVGITLFSWGVLGFWKGFGYCFLTDWHYDLLRALGHTDLPSNYLAFLARQLTGWLPSEILMNWSIGIGMTVATLGSIYVNFFKRAH from the coding sequence ATGGAGGTATCGACCTGGCCTGAATGGCTGCTTTATCTATTAAGTGCCTTATTCTACGTTTTCCACACCCTATTCATCCTGTTCAATGTACTGGGATGGATGTACAAACCTACCCAGAGACTGCATCTCTATGCTGTGGGGATCACCCTATTTTCGTGGGGGGTGCTGGGATTTTGGAAAGGCTTTGGCTATTGCTTCCTTACCGATTGGCACTACGATCTTTTGCGGGCACTGGGTCATACAGATCTACCGTCTAACTACCTCGCTTTCCTGGCGCGTCAATTAACCGGATGGTTGCCTTCCGAAATCCTTATGAACTGGAGTATAGGCATTGGGATGACCGTAGCCACCCTGGGAAGCATCTACGTGAATTTCTTCAAAAGAGCGCACTAA